Proteins co-encoded in one secondary endosymbiont of Trabutina mannipara genomic window:
- the rlmB gene encoding 23S rRNA (guanosine(2251)-2'-O)-methyltransferase RlmB, with product MIRIIYGIHTIQSILERNPQRLLDIYLSQSHKNRRLHKLIQQLDKKGLVIKMASRQWLDKKTDGAVHQGIIARVHELQFQEKDLLSLLAQQATPLLLILDSVIDPHNLGACLRCADAAGVHAVIVPRKRTAPLNATAQKVASGAAETVPLIRVTNLARTLRLLQIHKLWIVGTDDKNVDHDLYKSKLTGPLALIMGGENKGMRSLTRKYCDELISIPMAGTVFSLNVSVATGICLFEAVRQRNKK from the coding sequence ATGATAAGAATTATTTACGGTATTCATACCATACAATCTATACTAGAACGTAATCCACAGCGTTTGCTAGATATATATTTATCCCAAAGTCATAAAAATCGCCGTTTACATAAACTTATCCAACAGTTAGATAAAAAAGGTCTTGTTATCAAGATGGCTAGTAGACAATGGCTGGACAAAAAAACTGATGGTGCAGTACATCAGGGTATTATAGCACGTGTGCATGAACTACAGTTTCAAGAAAAAGATCTTTTGTCGTTGCTAGCGCAACAGGCTACACCGCTGCTGCTTATTCTTGATAGTGTTATTGATCCGCATAATCTTGGTGCATGTCTACGCTGTGCTGACGCTGCAGGAGTACATGCAGTAATAGTACCCAGAAAACGCACAGCTCCGCTGAATGCTACTGCTCAAAAAGTAGCAAGCGGTGCTGCAGAAACAGTTCCATTGATTCGAGTAACTAATCTGGCACGCACATTACGCTTGCTGCAAATACATAAGCTATGGATAGTTGGTACTGATGATAAAAATGTTGATCATGATCTCTATAAAAGTAAATTAACTGGACCTCTAGCGCTAATTATGGGGGGAGAAAATAAGGGTATGCGTAGCCTAACTCGTAAATATTGCGATGAACTTATCAGTATACCCATGGCTGGTACGGTTTTTTCTCTTAATGTATCAGTTGCAACAGGTATATGCTTATTTGAAGCAGTCCGGCAGCGAAATAAAAAATAA
- the mnmA gene encoding tRNA 2-thiouridine(34) synthase MnmA, which produces MNVLLPKISDKKVIVGLSGGVDSSVTAWLLQQQGYLVEGLFMKNWEEYDNEKYCHVANDLVDTQIICDQLGIILHTVNFAAEYWDKVFVKFIAEYQALRTPNPDILCNKEIKFKTFLDFATESLGADFIATGHYVRRYDINGKIRLLRGIDKNKDQSYFLYTLGYTQLSRCLFPIGELVKTEVRRIASKLRLVTATKKDSTGICFIGKRKFRNFIESYLPIAPQGAIVSVDGQQLGYHQGLMYYTLGQRKGLGIGGTRKGNEYPWYVVDKDIKNNQLIVAQGNQHPRLMSTSFVTNQLYWVDREPIREQMYCTVKTRSRQPDINCLVKPISDGHLQVILEHPLAAVTPGQSAVFYLEERCLGGGIIKSNKLLSY; this is translated from the coding sequence ATGAATGTTCTCTTACCAAAGATTTCAGATAAAAAAGTAATCGTAGGTCTATCAGGAGGTGTAGACTCTTCAGTAACCGCCTGGTTACTACAACAACAGGGATATCTAGTAGAAGGCCTATTTATGAAAAATTGGGAAGAATATGATAATGAGAAATATTGCCATGTAGCAAATGATCTTGTAGATACCCAGATTATCTGCGATCAGTTAGGTATTATATTACATACTGTAAATTTTGCTGCTGAATATTGGGATAAGGTTTTCGTTAAATTTATTGCCGAATATCAAGCTTTAAGAACTCCTAACCCAGATATTTTGTGCAATAAAGAAATTAAGTTTAAAACATTTTTAGATTTCGCTACCGAATCTCTAGGAGCAGATTTTATTGCCACCGGCCATTATGTACGTAGATATGATATAAATGGTAAAATAAGGCTACTTCGTGGTATAGATAAAAATAAAGACCAGAGTTATTTTTTATATACATTAGGTTATACGCAGCTTTCACGTTGCTTATTTCCTATTGGAGAACTCGTAAAAACTGAAGTACGGCGTATCGCCTCTAAACTTCGTCTAGTAACAGCTACGAAAAAAGACTCTACTGGTATCTGTTTTATAGGAAAGCGAAAATTTCGCAATTTTATAGAAAGCTATCTACCCATAGCACCGCAGGGAGCTATTGTTTCTGTTGACGGCCAGCAGTTAGGCTATCATCAAGGTCTTATGTATTATACGCTAGGTCAGCGTAAAGGATTGGGCATTGGCGGTACCCGTAAAGGCAATGAATATCCATGGTATGTTGTGGATAAGGATATTAAAAATAATCAGCTTATTGTAGCCCAGGGAAACCAGCATCCGAGACTGATGTCTACTAGTTTTGTTACTAATCAGTTATACTGGGTAGATCGGGAACCTATTAGGGAACAAATGTATTGTACAGTTAAAACTCGTTCCCGTCAACCTGACATTAATTGTCTTGTAAAACCTATTTCAGACGGTCATTTACAGGTTATTCTAGAGCATCCTCTGGCTGCTGTTACTCCAGGACAATCTGCTGTATTTTACTTAGAAGAACGATGTTTAGGTGGTGGTATAATTAAATCCAATAAACTACTTTCTTACTAA
- the miaA gene encoding tRNA (adenosine(37)-N6)-dimethylallyltransferase MiaA produces the protein MNKLNPQNKLNPQAIFLMGPTASGKTKLVIALYKQLPVDIISVDSALIYRGMNIGTAKPDVKQMALVPHRMIDIRDPLDSYSVADFRRDAIKEMTEITEAGRIPLLVGGTMLYFKALLYGLSSQLPPANTEVRYYIKHVAKIVGWNTLHLHLKNIDPIAANRIHQHDLQRLSRALEIFFITGNSITELRKKTGEEVLNYRVHSFAIVPFDRALLHQRIAQRFHMMLAIGFENEVCTLFARGDLNREMSSIRCVGYRQMWSYISNEISYDDMVFSGICATRQLAKRQITWLRRWPNVHYLDIDNQYNALNKILKIISI, from the coding sequence ATGAATAAACTAAATCCTCAGAATAAACTAAATCCTCAGGCTATTTTTCTAATGGGACCTACAGCATCTGGCAAAACCAAATTAGTAATAGCGCTATACAAGCAGCTTCCAGTAGATATTATTAGCGTTGATTCAGCGTTAATATATCGTGGAATGAATATCGGAACTGCTAAACCAGACGTTAAACAAATGGCGTTAGTGCCGCATCGTATGATAGATATCCGCGATCCTTTAGATTCTTATTCAGTAGCAGATTTTCGCCGTGATGCTATTAAGGAAATGACAGAAATCACTGAAGCAGGTCGTATACCATTACTAGTAGGTGGAACTATGCTCTATTTTAAAGCTCTACTATATGGATTATCCTCACAATTGCCTCCAGCAAATACCGAAGTACGTTATTACATTAAACATGTAGCGAAAATAGTAGGTTGGAATACATTGCACTTGCATTTAAAAAATATAGATCCTATTGCAGCCAATAGGATTCATCAACATGATCTACAAAGATTATCGCGAGCACTTGAAATTTTTTTTATTACAGGTAACTCTATAACAGAGCTGAGAAAAAAAACAGGTGAAGAAGTATTAAATTATCGAGTACATTCATTCGCTATTGTGCCATTTGACCGTGCATTATTGCATCAGCGTATTGCACAACGCTTTCATATGATGTTAGCTATTGGTTTCGAAAATGAAGTATGTACACTTTTTGCTCGCGGTGATCTTAATAGAGAAATGTCATCTATTAGATGTGTTGGCTATCGCCAGATGTGGTCATATATTTCTAATGAAATAAGTTATGATGATATGGTTTTTAGCGGTATTTGTGCTACAAGGCAGCTTGCAAAGCGCCAAATAACATGGCTACGTAGATGGCCTAATGTTCATTATCTAGATATCGATAACCAGTATAATGCACTTAACAAAATATTAAAAATTATAAGTATTTAA